One genomic window of Providencia hangzhouensis includes the following:
- a CDS encoding ABC transporter substrate-binding protein, which yields MRDRMFKSTLGFGVLSLLVVTLQASATEKVKQVITINNGSEVTSLDPHKVEGVPEGNVILNLLEGLVYTDIDGKAVPGVAKSWSNENFTTWTFTLREDAKWSDGTPVTAEDFVYSWQRLSDPNTGSPYSSYLQNAYILNADAILAGKMPATALGVKALDPQHLQVTLSHPVPYFVDMLSHTSMKPVNKSAIQRHGDKWTQPKNFIGNGAYVLDNWVVNERIVIKRNPFYWDNQNSRIEQATFLAISSEVSDINRYRSGEIDISNSAIPPVLYKKMQQERPNELYVRPYLCTFYYEINNQKAPFNDPRVREAIKLGLDRETITNKIIAQGQKVAYGFTPSFINNGNFTLPEWANLSAEQRYQRAKDLLAEAGYTKENPLKFALLYNTSDQNKQQAIVAASMWQKNIGAQVTLQNQEWKTSLQSRHEGNYDVARATWCADYNEPTAFLNMMLSQNSNNTTFYNNPAFDALLEQALTAPDSSSRHTIYQQAEALLDNDSAIVPVYYRVSARMIKPSVRGFKGNDPLDYTDIKRLYISEPN from the coding sequence ATGAGGGATAGAATGTTCAAATCAACACTTGGTTTTGGTGTACTTTCTTTATTAGTTGTTACATTACAGGCTAGTGCCACGGAAAAAGTAAAACAGGTTATTACAATTAACAATGGCTCAGAAGTGACATCACTAGACCCCCACAAAGTGGAAGGGGTTCCAGAAGGCAATGTGATATTAAATTTATTAGAAGGTTTAGTGTATACCGATATAGACGGTAAAGCAGTTCCTGGGGTTGCTAAAAGTTGGAGTAATGAAAATTTCACTACGTGGACTTTTACTTTGCGGGAAGATGCAAAGTGGAGTGATGGCACACCTGTAACCGCTGAAGATTTTGTGTATAGCTGGCAACGTTTATCTGACCCAAATACTGGCTCCCCATACTCCAGTTATTTACAAAATGCGTATATTTTAAATGCAGATGCGATTTTAGCGGGAAAAATGCCGGCAACAGCGCTGGGTGTGAAAGCACTTGACCCGCAACATTTACAAGTTACGTTGAGCCACCCAGTGCCTTATTTCGTTGATATGCTTTCTCATACGTCTATGAAGCCCGTGAATAAGTCAGCAATTCAACGACATGGTGATAAATGGACCCAACCCAAGAATTTTATTGGAAATGGGGCATACGTATTGGATAACTGGGTAGTAAATGAACGTATTGTTATCAAACGAAATCCATTTTATTGGGATAACCAAAATAGCCGTATTGAGCAAGCGACCTTTTTAGCGATTAGCTCCGAAGTGAGTGATATTAACCGTTACCGTAGTGGTGAAATTGATATTTCTAACTCTGCAATCCCACCTGTTTTATATAAAAAAATGCAGCAAGAGAGGCCGAATGAATTGTATGTTCGGCCTTATTTGTGCACGTTCTATTATGAGATAAATAATCAAAAAGCCCCGTTTAATGATCCAAGAGTGCGGGAAGCAATAAAGTTAGGATTAGATAGAGAAACAATAACCAATAAAATTATCGCTCAAGGGCAAAAAGTCGCTTATGGCTTTACGCCAAGTTTTATTAATAATGGTAATTTTACCTTACCGGAATGGGCAAATTTATCAGCAGAACAACGTTATCAACGTGCTAAAGATTTGCTTGCTGAGGCCGGATATACTAAAGAAAACCCATTGAAATTTGCTTTACTGTACAACACATCAGATCAAAATAAGCAGCAAGCTATTGTTGCGGCGTCCATGTGGCAGAAAAATATTGGTGCGCAAGTGACGCTGCAAAACCAAGAATGGAAAACATCATTACAAAGCCGCCATGAAGGAAATTATGATGTTGCCAGAGCAACGTGGTGTGCCGATTACAACGAGCCAACCGCATTTTTGAACATGATGCTGTCTCAAAATAGTAATAATACCACTTTTTATAATAATCCAGCGTTTGATGCCTTGCTTGAGCAAGCGCTAACAGCACCGGACTCTTCATCTCGCCATACAATTTACCAGCAAGCGGAAGCCTTGCTAGACAATGATTCGGCTATTGTTCCTGTTTATTATCGCGTCAGTGCTCGAATGATAAAACCGAGTGTTCGTGGATTTAAAGGTAATGACCCTCTTGATTATACGGATATTAAACGGTTATATATAAGTGAACCTAATTAA
- the oppA gene encoding oligopeptide ABC transporter substrate-binding protein OppA → MSKLINKSIIALSVTAGLAMGSIATSFAATVPAGVELAEKQVMVRNNGSEPQSLDPHKIEGVPESALARDLFEGITIVGPDGEILPGSATSWENKDFTEWTFKIRDGAKWSNGDPVTAEDFVYSWRRLADPDTASPYASYLQYAHISNIDDVIAGKKKPEELGIKALDDKTLVITLSEAVPYIPKLLAHSSMSPVNKKVIEQHGAKWTQPQNFVGNGAYKLKDWTVNERIVLERSPSYWDNANTIIDQVTFLPISSEVTDVNRYRSGEIDMTYSNLPIEQFKSLQQNMPNELRVNPYLCIYYYEINNEKPPFNDPRVREALKLSMDRDTITYKVKAQGDIPAYGFTPPFTSGMKTEKPDWYANMTQEQRNEKAKQLLEEAGYNKANPLKFNLLYNTSDLHKRIAIAASSMWKKNIGAEVKLENQEWKTFLDSRHQGNYDVARAGWCADYNEPSSFLNMLLSYSSNNTVHYKNTDFDAVMKKTLQVKTDDERAELYQQAEKLLDKDSGIVPLYYYVNTRLVKPYVGGYSGKDPLDNLHTKDLYIIKH, encoded by the coding sequence ATGAGTAAGTTAATCAATAAATCGATTATTGCGCTTAGTGTAACGGCTGGGCTGGCAATGGGCTCTATAGCAACAAGTTTTGCAGCAACGGTTCCTGCGGGCGTTGAACTGGCTGAAAAGCAAGTGATGGTTCGCAACAACGGTTCTGAGCCGCAATCGTTAGACCCTCATAAAATAGAAGGGGTACCGGAATCTGCTTTAGCAAGAGACCTTTTCGAAGGGATCACAATAGTGGGGCCTGATGGCGAAATTTTACCTGGCTCGGCAACAAGCTGGGAAAATAAAGATTTTACAGAATGGACATTTAAAATTCGCGATGGCGCGAAATGGTCTAATGGTGACCCTGTCACGGCAGAAGATTTTGTGTATAGTTGGCGACGATTGGCTGACCCTGATACTGCATCGCCTTATGCAAGCTATTTACAATATGCCCATATTAGTAATATTGACGATGTTATCGCTGGGAAGAAAAAACCTGAAGAACTTGGTATTAAAGCTCTTGATGACAAAACTTTAGTTATTACACTGAGTGAAGCCGTTCCTTATATTCCTAAATTATTAGCTCACTCATCCATGTCGCCAGTCAATAAAAAAGTCATTGAGCAACATGGTGCTAAGTGGACGCAACCACAGAACTTTGTAGGTAATGGAGCATATAAATTAAAGGATTGGACGGTAAACGAACGTATTGTATTAGAGCGTAGCCCAAGCTATTGGGATAATGCGAATACCATTATTGACCAAGTGACTTTTTTACCGATTTCTTCAGAAGTCACTGATGTAAACCGCTACCGCAGTGGCGAAATTGATATGACATACAGTAACTTACCTATTGAGCAGTTCAAAAGTTTACAACAAAACATGCCGAATGAGTTACGTGTGAACCCATATCTATGTATTTATTATTATGAAATTAATAATGAAAAACCGCCGTTTAATGACCCTCGTGTTCGTGAAGCATTAAAACTATCTATGGATAGAGATACGATTACGTATAAAGTCAAAGCCCAAGGGGATATTCCTGCGTATGGATTCACTCCACCATTTACCAGTGGAATGAAAACAGAAAAACCGGATTGGTATGCGAATATGACCCAAGAGCAGCGTAATGAAAAAGCGAAACAGCTGCTAGAAGAGGCGGGATATAACAAAGCCAACCCTCTAAAATTCAATTTATTGTATAATACTTCAGACTTACATAAGCGTATTGCCATCGCCGCTTCTTCTATGTGGAAGAAAAATATTGGCGCAGAAGTGAAACTAGAAAATCAAGAATGGAAAACATTCTTAGATAGCCGACATCAAGGTAACTATGATGTGGCCCGCGCAGGCTGGTGTGCGGATTATAACGAACCTTCATCTTTCCTCAATATGTTACTTTCCTACAGCAGTAATAATACTGTTCATTATAAAAATACAGATTTTGATGCAGTGATGAAAAAAACATTGCAAGTCAAAACGGATGATGAACGTGCTGAACTCTATCAACAAGCCGAAAAATTACTCGATAAAGACTCAGGTATTGTTCCTCTTTACTACTATGTTAATACGCGTTTAGTGAAACCTTATGTGGGGGGGTATAGTGGCAAAGATCCATTAGATAACCTGCATACTAAAGATCTGTACATTATTAAACACTAA
- the oppB gene encoding oligopeptide ABC transporter permease OppB, translating to MLKFIIRRLLEAIPTLLVLITISFFMMRLAPGSPFTGERKLPPEVMANIEAKYHLNDPMYKQYFNYLIQLSKGDFGPSFKYKDYSVNDLVAKAFPVSAKLGATAFIVAVLFGVSAGVIAALNQNTKWDFTVMGFAMTGVVIPSFVVAPLLVLIFAIHLKWFPGGGWDGGNLKHMVLPMVALSLAYIASISRITRGSMIEIMHSNFIRTARAKGLPLRTIILRHALKPALLPVLSYMGPAFVGIITGSMVIETIFGLPGIGQLFVNGALNRDYSLVLSLTILVGVLTITFNAIVDVLYAVIDPKIRY from the coding sequence ATGTTGAAATTTATTATTCGTCGGTTGTTAGAAGCCATTCCGACTCTTTTGGTTCTGATTACCATTTCATTTTTTATGATGCGATTAGCCCCAGGGAGCCCGTTTACGGGTGAACGGAAATTGCCACCGGAAGTGATGGCAAATATTGAAGCTAAATATCATTTAAATGATCCCATGTATAAGCAGTATTTTAATTATTTAATTCAGCTTTCCAAAGGTGACTTTGGCCCATCATTTAAATACAAGGACTACAGTGTTAATGATTTAGTGGCTAAAGCATTTCCTGTTTCTGCAAAATTAGGGGCAACGGCATTCATTGTTGCTGTTCTATTTGGGGTCTCTGCAGGGGTGATAGCCGCACTCAACCAAAATACCAAATGGGACTTTACAGTCATGGGGTTTGCCATGACGGGGGTTGTTATCCCAAGCTTTGTTGTGGCACCTTTATTGGTGCTGATTTTTGCCATTCATTTGAAATGGTTCCCTGGTGGTGGGTGGGATGGTGGAAACCTAAAACACATGGTGCTACCAATGGTTGCACTTTCACTTGCTTATATTGCAAGTATTTCCCGTATTACACGCGGTTCGATGATCGAAATTATGCATTCTAATTTTATTCGTACTGCACGTGCTAAAGGGTTACCACTAAGAACTATCATTTTACGCCATGCGCTTAAACCAGCGTTGCTTCCTGTGCTTTCCTATATGGGTCCCGCTTTTGTGGGGATTATTACTGGCTCGATGGTAATTGAAACTATTTTTGGGTTACCGGGGATCGGTCAGCTCTTTGTTAACGGCGCACTTAATCGTGATTACTCACTGGTATTGAGTTTAACAATTTTAGTTGGGGTACTGACAATTACGTTTAATGCGATTGTCGATGTTTTGTACGCAGTTATTGACCCTAAAATTCGTTATTAA
- the oppC gene encoding oligopeptide ABC transporter permease OppC: MLSNQKNSEALANFSEQLDIEGRSLWQDARRRFMHNRAAIFSLCVLLLITLFVIFAPMMSPFLYDDTDWEMMSMPPDMATGHYFGTDASGRDLLVRVAIGGRISLMVGVAAALVAVVVGTLYGSLAGYVGGKVDSIMMRILEILNSFPFMFFVILLVTLFGTNILLIFVAIGMVSWLDMARIVRGQTLGLKRKEFIEAALVCGVSTRQIILRHIVPNVLGVVVVYASLLVPSMILFESFLSFLGLGTQEPLSSWGALLSDGANSMEVTPWLLLIPAGFLVITLFCFNFIGDGLRDALDPKDR; the protein is encoded by the coding sequence ATGCTATCGAACCAAAAAAATAGTGAAGCTCTGGCAAACTTTTCAGAGCAGCTAGATATTGAAGGGCGCAGTTTATGGCAAGATGCAAGGCGCCGTTTTATGCACAACCGTGCGGCAATATTTAGCTTATGCGTATTGTTGTTAATTACTCTATTTGTGATTTTTGCTCCTATGATGTCGCCTTTTTTGTACGACGACACCGATTGGGAAATGATGTCAATGCCACCGGATATGGCAACCGGGCATTATTTTGGTACGGATGCTTCAGGCCGAGACCTATTAGTGCGTGTCGCGATAGGTGGGCGAATTTCCTTAATGGTGGGAGTTGCCGCAGCCTTAGTCGCAGTCGTGGTAGGCACTTTATACGGTTCATTAGCGGGTTATGTGGGTGGAAAAGTGGATTCCATCATGATGCGTATATTAGAAATTTTAAATTCCTTCCCATTTATGTTTTTTGTGATCCTCCTTGTCACGTTGTTTGGGACCAATATTTTACTGATATTTGTGGCGATAGGAATGGTGTCTTGGTTGGATATGGCGCGTATTGTTCGCGGACAAACACTCGGATTAAAGCGTAAGGAATTTATTGAGGCAGCGCTTGTTTGTGGTGTTAGTACGCGGCAGATTATTCTACGTCATATTGTACCTAACGTTTTAGGTGTAGTAGTCGTTTACGCGTCATTATTAGTTCCAAGTATGATTTTGTTTGAATCATTCTTAAGCTTTTTAGGTTTAGGCACACAAGAGCCGTTAAGTAGTTGGGGGGCGTTATTAAGTGATGGGGCGAACTCAATGGAAGTGACGCCATGGTTGCTACTGATACCAGCCGGTTTCTTAGTCATTACGCTATTTTGTTTTAACTTCATCGGTGACGGGCTACGAGATGCGCTCGACCCGAAAGATCGCTAG
- a CDS encoding ABC transporter ATP-binding protein, with protein sequence MLNNSMKSPLLSVKDLSVTFATQDGEVTAVNKLNFELSAGETLGIVGESGSGKSQTAFALMGLLAKNGRINGSAMFNGREILNLREKELNRMRAEEISMIFQDPMTSLNPYLKIGTQLSEVLMLHKGMSKREAFEESVRMLDAVKMPEARKRMNMYPHEFSGGMRQRVMIAMALLCQPKLLIADEPTTALDVTVQAQIMTLLNELKQEFDTAIILITHDLGVVAGVCDKVLVMYAGRTMEYGTAKDIFYHPSHPYSLGLLAAVPRLDGDDESLATIPGNPPNLLRLPKGCPFSPRCQYAVQQCVDQEPALTTFGQTRLRACFKPLEELV encoded by the coding sequence ATGTTAAATAACTCAATGAAAAGCCCTCTGTTATCCGTGAAAGATCTCAGTGTGACATTTGCAACTCAAGATGGTGAGGTTACCGCCGTAAACAAATTGAACTTTGAATTAAGTGCGGGGGAAACGCTTGGCATAGTTGGTGAATCAGGCTCAGGAAAATCACAAACTGCTTTCGCACTCATGGGCTTACTCGCCAAAAATGGCAGAATTAATGGCTCTGCCATGTTTAATGGCCGTGAGATTTTGAATTTAAGAGAAAAAGAATTAAACCGTATGCGAGCGGAAGAGATTTCAATGATTTTTCAAGACCCAATGACATCATTGAACCCTTATTTGAAAATTGGTACACAGCTGTCGGAAGTTCTCATGTTACATAAAGGCATGAGTAAAAGAGAAGCTTTCGAAGAATCAGTTCGTATGTTAGATGCCGTTAAAATGCCTGAAGCACGTAAGCGTATGAATATGTATCCACATGAGTTTTCAGGAGGAATGAGACAACGCGTCATGATTGCAATGGCCCTGTTATGCCAACCAAAGCTGTTAATTGCTGACGAACCCACGACAGCACTTGATGTGACTGTACAAGCGCAAATCATGACGTTGCTCAATGAGTTAAAACAAGAGTTTGATACTGCAATTATTTTGATCACCCACGACCTTGGGGTCGTCGCAGGGGTATGTGATAAAGTCCTAGTGATGTATGCAGGACGCACGATGGAGTACGGTACTGCGAAGGATATCTTTTATCATCCATCTCATCCATATTCACTTGGCTTGTTAGCTGCTGTTCCGCGCCTCGATGGTGATGACGAAAGTTTAGCTACCATTCCCGGCAATCCGCCTAATTTATTACGTTTACCCAAAGGCTGCCCATTTTCACCTCGTTGCCAATATGCAGTTCAGCAATGTGTTGACCAAGAACCTGCATTAACCACATTTGGTCAAACGCGGTTACGTGCCTGCTTTAAGCCACTGGAGGAATTGGTATGA